Proteins encoded in a region of the Paenibacillus wynnii genome:
- the rnr gene encoding ribonuclease R, producing MITEEILLDFMRETAYKPMPYDELVSHFALTDDIQFKAFEELLIALEQDGRIVLTRNATYGVPERMDLVRGRLQAHAKGFAFLIPDDRDHPDVYIHANDLKGTMNGDIVLVRVTGKSPSGGRMEGEVVRIVKRGVLQTVGVFQSFETYGFVLPDDKRINRDIFIPRESFKGAVDGEKVVVRIVNYPEGRSAAEGEIVEILGHKDDPGVDILSIIRKHQLPEGFPDEVMNEANQAPDSITDEEIIQQGRRDLRGLNIVTIDGEDAKDLDDAVNVDRLENGNYKLGVHIADVGYYVRESSELDKEAYDRGCSVYLVDRVIPMLPHRLSNGICSLNPQVDRLTMSCEMEFNEHMKVVKHDVFTSVIRTKERMTYSNVRKIVEDEDPELLERYSPLIEDFRLMKEIAMKLRDARMRRGAVDFDFEESKIIVDENGKAIDIVKRERSVAEQIIEEFMLAANETVAEHFHWLKVPFLYRIHEDPDPEKLQNFMAFAANFGYHVKGRGNSVHPRALQDLLEQIQGTKEQTVISTMMLRSMKQAKYDAESTGHFGLAAEYYSHFTSPIRRYPDLVIHRVMREVIENGGALTEKRHEYLSSRMPDIAQQSSERERVAVEAERDTEQLKKCEYMKDKVGEEFDAMISSVTSFGMFIELDNTVEGLIRLSALTDDYYHFDEAHMALIGERTSKVFRIGDEVKIRVAKVNMDEHTIDFELVDMKPRAEGEHRSGGFNGGRGGNGGRNGNGGRNGNGGRNGGGNGKATAGSKVGGNGKGRGGKGKPGAAAPGRADAGGKARVGEGPRGAAGGAAGSTPGGRGKRKRVQGAGEGASGAVAQLPGIEGAGAQRGTGPAAARERAGVPATNGSGANGGRGINFGFGSGKGGYGGPGGEESLGFDRNTRFRSREDRGPNGGGTPERANSGTEGGKVRRKKKPQNGGVFIGQSVTPGNGENTDNPAAAKRSEDAPGGNGDGRRKKK from the coding sequence ATGATAACAGAAGAAATACTACTTGATTTTATGCGGGAAACCGCTTATAAGCCAATGCCTTATGACGAGTTGGTGAGCCACTTTGCTCTTACTGACGATATTCAGTTCAAGGCGTTCGAAGAGCTGTTGATTGCTCTAGAACAGGATGGACGAATTGTATTGACCCGTAATGCCACTTATGGTGTTCCAGAACGCATGGATTTAGTGAGAGGGCGTCTGCAGGCTCATGCCAAAGGTTTTGCTTTTCTCATTCCTGACGATCGGGATCACCCGGACGTCTACATTCATGCCAATGATTTAAAAGGAACGATGAACGGTGATATCGTATTAGTGCGAGTGACCGGTAAAAGTCCGTCCGGTGGCCGGATGGAAGGCGAAGTGGTAAGGATTGTTAAAAGAGGAGTGCTGCAAACCGTCGGAGTATTCCAAAGCTTTGAGACCTACGGTTTTGTACTGCCGGATGACAAGCGGATTAACCGTGATATTTTTATCCCGAGGGAGTCATTCAAGGGTGCGGTAGACGGCGAGAAGGTCGTTGTCCGAATCGTGAATTATCCGGAGGGCCGTTCGGCAGCGGAAGGTGAAATTGTTGAAATTCTAGGGCACAAGGATGACCCGGGTGTGGATATTCTATCCATTATCCGTAAGCACCAACTGCCGGAGGGATTCCCGGATGAGGTCATGAATGAGGCGAACCAAGCCCCGGACTCCATTACGGATGAAGAAATTATTCAACAGGGACGGCGTGATTTACGCGGCCTTAACATTGTTACTATCGATGGCGAAGATGCCAAGGATCTGGATGATGCGGTTAACGTAGATCGTCTGGAGAATGGAAATTATAAGCTGGGCGTTCACATTGCGGATGTTGGGTATTATGTTCGTGAGAGCTCGGAACTGGATAAAGAAGCTTATGACCGCGGCTGCAGCGTGTATTTGGTTGACCGCGTAATTCCGATGCTGCCGCACCGTTTGTCTAACGGGATATGCAGCTTGAATCCGCAGGTAGATCGGCTGACGATGTCCTGTGAGATGGAATTTAATGAACATATGAAGGTTGTGAAGCATGATGTCTTCACGAGCGTGATTCGTACTAAAGAAAGAATGACTTACTCGAATGTCCGCAAGATTGTGGAGGATGAAGATCCTGAGCTGTTGGAACGCTACAGCCCGCTAATTGAGGATTTCCGCTTGATGAAGGAGATAGCGATGAAGCTGCGCGATGCACGAATGCGGCGCGGGGCTGTCGATTTTGACTTTGAAGAAAGCAAAATTATCGTAGATGAGAACGGCAAGGCCATTGATATTGTGAAACGTGAGCGTTCTGTCGCGGAGCAGATTATCGAGGAATTCATGCTTGCAGCTAACGAGACGGTAGCAGAGCATTTCCACTGGCTGAAGGTTCCATTCCTATACCGGATACATGAAGACCCGGATCCAGAGAAACTCCAGAACTTTATGGCCTTTGCCGCTAACTTTGGCTATCACGTCAAGGGTCGGGGCAACTCGGTTCATCCACGGGCTTTGCAGGATCTTTTGGAACAGATTCAAGGTACTAAAGAGCAAACGGTTATCAGCACGATGATGCTGCGTTCAATGAAGCAGGCGAAGTATGATGCCGAGAGTACAGGCCATTTTGGATTGGCTGCTGAATATTACTCTCACTTTACTTCTCCGATCCGGCGGTATCCCGATTTGGTGATCCACCGTGTAATGCGTGAGGTTATTGAGAATGGCGGTGCTCTGACCGAGAAGCGGCACGAGTACTTGTCCAGCCGGATGCCGGATATTGCCCAGCAATCATCCGAACGTGAACGTGTTGCGGTAGAAGCTGAGCGGGATACAGAGCAACTGAAGAAGTGCGAATACATGAAGGACAAGGTAGGCGAGGAATTCGATGCCATGATCAGCAGTGTGACCAGCTTCGGGATGTTCATCGAGCTGGATAACACAGTCGAAGGACTCATTCGTCTCAGCGCGCTGACAGACGATTACTACCACTTCGACGAAGCTCATATGGCGCTCATAGGCGAGCGCACCTCGAAGGTGTTCCGCATTGGGGACGAGGTTAAGATCCGAGTCGCTAAGGTCAACATGGACGAGCACACGATAGACTTCGAGTTGGTCGACATGAAACCGCGTGCGGAGGGCGAGCACCGTAGCGGTGGCTTTAACGGCGGCCGCGGGGGCAATGGCGGTCGCAACGGTAATGGCGGCCGGAACGGTAATGGCGGTCGCAACGGCGGCGGTAACGGCAAGGCCACCGCTGGAAGTAAAGTCGGCGGCAATGGCAAGGGCCGCGGCGGTAAGGGCAAGCCCGGGGCCGCAGCCCCGGGCAGAGCGGACGCGGGGGGCAAAGCCCGCGTCGGTGAAGGGCCGCGCGGAGCGGCCGGTGGCGCCGCAGGCAGTACGCCGGGCGGCCGCGGCAAGCGCAAGCGCGTGCAAGGCGCCGGCGAGGGCGCAAGCGGTGCCGTGGCGCAACTGCCCGGCATAGAAGGCGCAGGCGCGCAGCGCGGCACTGGACCGGCGGCGGCGCGTGAGCGTGCCGGCGTGCCGGCGACGAACGGCTCCGGTGCCAACGGAGGCCGTGGCATTAACTTCGGCTTCGGCTCCGGCAAGGGCGGATACGGAGGTCCGGGCGGGGAAGAATCCCTCGGCTTTGACCGTAACACCAGATTCCGCAGCCGTGAGGATCGTGGACCCAACGGTGGTGGAACCCCTGAACGTGCCAACAGCGGTACAGAAGGCGGAAAAGTCCGCCGCAAGAAGAAACCCCAGAACGGCGGTGTCTTCATCGGCCAGTCCGTAACACCGGGCAACGGAGAAAATACCGACAATCCAGCTGCTGCTAAGCGGAGCGAAGATGCCCCAGGCGGCAACGGCGACGGACGTAGGAAGAAAAAGTAA
- the secG gene encoding preprotein translocase subunit SecG, which produces MDIFLKVMLLVFSVGLIAVVLLQKGKSAGLSGAISGGAEHLFGKSKARGMELVLQRVTVGLAAGFFITAILAAVFID; this is translated from the coding sequence ATGGATATCTTTTTGAAAGTAATGCTCCTAGTTTTTTCCGTTGGTCTTATTGCGGTCGTTCTTCTGCAAAAAGGGAAAAGCGCGGGTCTTTCCGGCGCCATCTCCGGCGGTGCTGAGCATCTCTTCGGTAAATCTAAGGCACGCGGTATGGAACTCGTACTGCAACGTGTAACAGTTGGACTGGCAGCAGGATTTTTTATTACGGCAATCCTTGCAGCTGTTTTTATCGACTAA
- the eno gene encoding phosphopyruvate hydratase, translating into MTIISDVYAREVLDSRGNPTVEVDVYLESGAKGRAIVPSGASTGAHEAVELRDGDKSRYMGKGVLKAVENVNEVIAPEVIGMDALDQLGIDKLMIALDGTPNKAKLGANAILAVSMAVARAAAAALDIPLYVYLGGFNAKTLPVPMMNIINGGEHADNNIDVQEFMVLPVGAPSFKEALRIGAEIFHNLKSVLSAKGLNTAVGDEGGFAPNLGSNEEAITTIIEAIEKAGYKPGVDVFLGMDVASTEFYKDGKYTLAGEGKSYTSAEYVDLLVSWVEKYPIITIEDGMSEDDWDGWKLLTEKLGDKVQLVGDDLFVTNTERLATGIEKGIGNSILVKVNQIGTLTETFDAIEMAKRAGYTAVISHRSGESEDSTIADIAVATNAGQIKTGAPSRTDRVAKYNQLLRIEDELGELAQYNGMKSFYNLKR; encoded by the coding sequence ATGACTATTATTTCTGATGTGTATGCTCGCGAAGTCCTCGACTCCCGCGGTAACCCAACTGTAGAGGTTGACGTTTATCTTGAATCCGGTGCTAAAGGCCGCGCTATCGTTCCTTCCGGCGCTTCCACTGGCGCTCATGAAGCTGTAGAGCTTCGTGATGGCGACAAATCCCGTTACATGGGTAAAGGCGTTCTGAAAGCTGTTGAGAACGTAAATGAAGTTATCGCTCCAGAAGTAATCGGTATGGATGCTCTTGACCAACTGGGTATCGACAAATTGATGATCGCTCTTGATGGTACTCCTAACAAAGCTAAGCTGGGCGCTAACGCAATCCTGGCAGTATCCATGGCCGTAGCCCGTGCTGCAGCAGCAGCTTTGGATATTCCTTTGTACGTATACCTGGGCGGATTCAACGCTAAAACTCTTCCAGTACCAATGATGAACATCATCAACGGTGGTGAGCATGCTGACAACAACATCGACGTTCAAGAGTTCATGGTTCTTCCTGTAGGAGCTCCAAGTTTCAAAGAAGCTCTTCGCATAGGTGCAGAAATCTTCCACAACTTGAAATCCGTACTCAGCGCCAAAGGTCTGAACACAGCTGTAGGTGACGAAGGTGGTTTCGCACCGAACCTTGGTTCGAATGAAGAAGCAATCACTACAATTATCGAAGCTATCGAAAAAGCTGGTTACAAACCAGGTGTTGACGTATTCTTGGGTATGGACGTTGCTTCCACTGAGTTCTACAAAGACGGTAAATACACACTTGCTGGCGAAGGTAAATCTTACACTTCCGCCGAGTATGTTGACCTTCTTGTTTCATGGGTTGAAAAATACCCAATCATCACAATCGAAGACGGTATGTCCGAAGACGACTGGGATGGTTGGAAACTGCTTACTGAAAAATTGGGTGACAAAGTCCAATTGGTTGGTGATGACTTGTTCGTTACTAACACTGAGCGTCTTGCAACAGGTATCGAAAAAGGTATCGGTAACTCCATCTTGGTTAAGGTTAACCAAATTGGTACATTGACTGAAACTTTCGATGCTATTGAAATGGCTAAACGTGCCGGTTACACAGCAGTTATCTCTCACCGTTCAGGTGAATCTGAAGATAGCACAATCGCTGACATCGCAGTTGCGACTAATGCTGGCCAGATCAAAACTGGTGCTCCTTCCCGTACAGACCGTGTTGCTAAATACAACCAATTGCTTCGCATCGAAGACGAACTGGGTGAATTGGCTCAATACAACGGCATGAAATCCTTCTACAACCTCAAAAGATAA